The DNA window GCCGGCGTCGCCGCCGATGCCACCGGCTGGACCGCGGCCGGAGAACTGGCCGGGGCGTAGGCCGGGGTGACCACCCGCGCCGCACCGGCCGGCATAGTGGCCGAGGCCAGCGTCGCCGATCCCGCCGGAGCCGCCGCGACCGGCGTGCCGGCCGGTGCGGGCATCGCCGCGGTGGCGGCGGGTGCCACCGCCGCCATCAGCGGGCCCGCGGGTGCGCCCGGAGCGGAAGGGCCCAGGGCGCCGCTCACCGCCGGTACCTGCGCGGCCACCGACGCCGGGGCCGCCGCGGTCTGCAACGGCGTGGTGTTGGCCGCCTCGGCCAAGGCGTACTGCGTGGCACCGCCGTTCATCAGTTGCACGAACTGGCTGTGAAACGCGGCCGCCTGGGCGCTGAGCGCCTGATAGACCTGGGAGTGCGCGTCGAAGAGTGCGGCGATACTCGCCGACACCTCGTCGGCGCCGGGGGCCAGCACACCCGACGTCGGACCCAATGCAATGGAGTTGGCGGAGCTGATCGTCGTCCCGATCCTGGCCAAATCCCCCGCGGCGGCCGCAACGAATTCCGGCGTCGCTTCAACGAAGGACATCAATACCTCCCCGCCGAACCGTCAGGAGAATTATGGGTAAATCCTAAACCAGCCGCGGCCGTCGCCGCATGATTTCCTCCGCGTTGCCCCGGACCGACGCCGAGCCAATGCACAAAGCCCGGATTGCCGAGTCGGCAATCCGGGCTTCGCGGTGGTTCGGAACTACTTGATGATCTTGACGACCCGGCCGGCGCCGACGGTGCGGCCACCCTCACGGATCGCGAACCGCAGACCGTCGTCCATGGCGACGGGCTGGATCAGCTTCACCGAGATGTTGGTGTTGTCACCGGGCATCACCATTTCGGTGCCCTCCGGCAGCGTCACCACACCTGTCACATCGGTGGTGCGGAAGTAGAACTGCGGGCGGTAGTTGTTGAAGAACGGCGTGTGCCGGCCGCCCTCGTCCTTGGACAGGATGTAGACGCTGCCCTCGAACTCGGTGTGCGGCGTGGTGGTGCCGGGCTTGACCACAACCTGGCCACGCTCGACGTCCTCACGCTTGATACCACGCAGCAGCAGACCGACGTTGTCGCCGGCCTGGCCCTGGTCGAGCAGCTTGCGGAACATCTCCACACCGGTGACCGTGGTCTTGGTGCTGGTCGGCTTGATACCGACGATCTCGACTTCTTCGTTCACGTTGATCACACCGCGCTCGACACGGCCGGTGACCACCGTGCCACGCCCGGTGATGGTGAAGACGTCCTCCACCGGCATCAGGAACGGCTTCTCGGTCTCACGGACCGGGTCCGGGATCGACTCGTCGACAGCCTCCATCAGCTGCTCGACGGACTCGACCCACTTGGCGTCGCCCTCGAGCGCCTTGAGCGCGGAGACCCGCACCACCGGGGCGTCCTCGTCGAACTCCTGGGCGGCCAGCAGCTCGCGGACCTCCATCTCGACGAGCTCGAGCAGCTCCTCGTCGTCGACCATGTCGGCCTTGTTCAGGGCGACCAGGATGTAGGGCACGCCGACCTGACGCGCGAGCAGCACGTGCTCACGGGTCTGCGGCATGGGGCCGTCGGTGGCGGCGACCACCAGGATCGCCCCGTCCATCTGAGCCGCGCCGGTGATCATGTTCTTGATGTAGTCGGCGTGACCCGGGGCGTCGACGTGGGCGTAGTGACGCTTCTCGGTCTGATACTCCACGTGGGAGATGTTGATCGTGATACCGCGCTGACGCTCCTCGGGCGCGTTGTCGATCTGGTCGAACGCGCGGGACTCGTTCAGGTTGGGGTACTTGTCGTGCAGAACCTTGGTGATAGCCGCGGTCAGCGTGGTCTTGCCGTGGTCAACGTGACCAATGGTCCCGATGTTGACGTGCGGCTTCGTCCGCTCGAACTTCGCCTTCGCCACTTCTGTGTCCTCCTGGACTAGTTGGTGCTCGTTAAAGCAGTGTTGGTGTTTTCAGTTGTGCCGCGCCCAAGGCATTCCAATGACCCGGCAAGGTTACTCCGAGGTGACTTGAGCTGATGGCTCGACTCCTCGCTCGTAAGCTCCGCTTACTCGCCGTCGTCTTCGCTCACTGACCGGTCGCCTTCGCGATGATCTCCTTTGACACGTTCGCCGGCACTTCGGCGTACGAGTCGAAGACCATGGAGTAGTTCGCCCGGCCTTGGGTCTTGGACCGCAGGTCGCCGACGTAGCCGAACATCTCCGACAGCGGCACATGCGCCTTGACGACGCGCGCACCGCTCCGCTCCTCCATGGCCTGGATCTGGCCACGGCGAGAGTTCAGGTCGCCGATCACGTCGCCCATATAGTCCTCGGGCGTGGTGACCTCGACGGCCATGATCGGTTCCAGGATGACTGGCTGCGCTTGCGCCGCAGCCTTTTTCAGCACCTGCGAACCGGCGATCTTGAAGGCCATCTCCGACGAGTCGACCTCGTGGAAAGCCCCGTCGAGCAGGGTGACCTTCAAGTTGACCAGCGGGTAACCGGCCAGCACGCCGTACTGCATGGCGTCCTGCGCGCCGGCGTCCACCGACGGGATGTACTCACGCGGGATACGTCCACCGGTGACCTTGTTCTCGAATTCGTAGGTCGCACCGTCTTCGCCGTGGAACGGTTCGAGGCTGATCAGCACCTTGGCGAACTGGCCGGAACCGCCGGTCTGCTTCTTGTGAGTGAACTCGACCTTTTCCACCGTCCGCTTGATGGTCTCCTTGTAGGCGACCTGCGGCTTACCGACGTTGGCCTCGACCTTGAACTCGCGGCGCATCCGGTCCACCAGGATGTCCAGGTGCAACTCGCCCATCCCGCCGATCACGGTCTGGCCGGTCTCTGAGTCCTGGTGAACCTTGAAGGTCGGGTCCTCCTCGGCGAGCTTCTGGATCGACAGCGACAGCTTCTCCTGGTCGCTCTTGGTCTTGGGCTCGATAGCCACCTCGATGACCGGGTCGGGGAAGGTCATCGACTCCAGCACGACCTGCTGGTTCGGGTCGCTCAGGGTGTCACCGGTGGTGGTGTCCTTCAGCCCGATCACCGCATAGATGTGGCCGGCCGAGGCGGTCTCCACCGGGTTCTCCTTGTTGGAGTGCATCTGGAACAGCTTGCCCAGCCGCTCCTTTTTGCCCTTGGTGGCGTTGATGACCTGACTGCCGGAGTCGACCTTCCCCGAGTACACGCGGACGTAGGTCAGCTTGCCGAAGAACGGGTGCGTCGCGACCTTGAACGCCAACGCGGAGAACGGCTCGTCGGTCGAGGGGTTGCGGGTGACCTCTTCGTCCTCCTTGCCCGGCGCGTGGCCGACGGCCGGGGGTACGTCCAGCGGCGAGGGCAGGTAGTCGATGACGGCGTCCAGCATGGGCTGCACGCCCTTGTTCTTGAACGCGCTGCCGCACAGCACCGGGTACGCCTCCGAGCTGATGGTCAGCTTGCGGATGGCGCCCTTGATCTCCTCGACGGTGAGCTCCTCCCCGCCGAGGTACTTCTCCAGCAGCGCCTCGTCGGTCTCGGCGACGGCCTCGAGCAGTTTGGTGCGGTACTCCTCGACCTTGTCGGCCATCTCGGCCGGGATGTCGATGGTGTCGTAGGTTTCGCCCAGCTTCGTCTCGCCGCGCCACACCTTGGCGTTCATCTCGACCAGGTCGACGATGCCCTCGAAGTCGCCCTCGGAGCCGACGGGCAGCTGGATCGGGATGGCGTTGGCGCCGAGGCGCTCCTCCATGGTCCTCACCGAGAAGTAGAAGTCGGCCCCGATCTTGTCCATCTTGTTGACGAAGCAGATGCGCGGGACGTCGTACTTGTCGGCCTGCCGCCAGACCTGCTCGGACTGCGGCTCGACACCTTCCTTGCCGTCGAAGACGGCGACGGCACCGTCGAGCACGCGCAGGCTGCGTTCCACCTCGACGGTGAAGTCGACGTGGCCAGGCGTGTCAATGATGTTGATCTGGTTGTCTTTCCAGAAGCAGGTGGTGGCGGCGGAGGTGATGGTGATCCCACGCTCCTGCTCCTGCTCCATCCAGTCCATGGTGGCGGCGCCGTCGTGCACCTCACCGATCTTGTAGCTGATACCGGTGTAGTAGAGGATGCGCTCGGTCGTCGTCGTCTTGCCGGCGTCGATGTGCGCCATGATGCCGATGTTGCGGACCTTGGTCAGGTCGGTCAGCACGTCCTTCTGTGCCACAGAAGTCTTCCCACTCTTTCGATTGCTTGGTTAGTTCGCTGTCGGTTTGCGCCCGACCACTCTGCCTTTGGGCGCCGTCCGGCCCCTACCAGCGATAGTGCGCGAAGGCGCGGTTGGCCTCGGCCATCTTGTGGGTGTCCTCGCGCCGCTTGACGGCGGCTCCGAGGCCATTGCTGGCATCCAGGATCTCGTTGGCGAGCCGCTCGACCATGGTCTTTTCGCGGCGTTGCTTGGAGAAACTGACCAGCCAACGCAGCGCCAGCGTCACCGAGCGATCGGGACGCACCTCGACCGGGACCTGGTACGTAGCGCCACCGACGCGGCGGCTGCGCACCTCGAGGGAGGGCTTGACGTTGTCCATCGCGCGCTTGAGCGTGATCACCGGGTCAGTGCCCGTCTTATCCCGGGCGTTCTCGAGCGCTCCATAAACAATGCGTTCGGCCAGCGATTTCTTCCCGTCCAGCAGAACTTTGTTCACCAGCTGCGTCACCAGCTGCGACCCGTAGACCGGGTCATTGACCAATGGACGCTTCGGCGCGGGCCCCTTGCGCGGCATCAGCTCTTCTCCTTCTTGGCGCCGTAACGGCTGCGAGCCTGCTTGCGGTTCTTGACACCCTGAGTGTCGAGTGAGCCGCGGATGATCTTGTACCGGACACCGGGCAGGTCCTTGACTCGGCCACCACGCACCAGCACCATCGAGTGCTCCTGCAGGTTGTGGCCCTCCCCGGGGATGTAGGCGGTGACCTCAACCTGGCTCGTCAGCTTCACGCGGGCGACCTTCCGAAGCGCCGAGTTCGGCTTCTTCGGGGTGGTGGTGTACACGCGGGTGCATACGCCACGGCGCTGCGGGCTGCCCTTCAGGGCCGCGGTCTTGACCTTGGCGACCTTGTCGCGGCGACCCTTGCGGACCAGCTGCTGAATGGTTGGCATCTACCGGCTTTCTGTGTTCGTGTTCGGCATTTTTCTAGCGTTTTCAAGTCTGTGTACTGCAATTATGTCCGGCCGCGTCACCCCGCGCCCGGGTGTGTCGCATGCGCTGCGCACCGGACTTGGCCCGAAGCTTCGTGGACACGCGAATTCGCCCGGCATCCACTCCCTTACGGTTAGGCGCCGTAAGCCGCCAGGCACGAGGGACCACAATACCCGCCAGCGGTCTCGCAGGTCAAAGCGGCGGCTAACCCCTGGCGCCGTCGTGGGCGGTGCGCTTTTCCAGCCCGGCCGCCAACCGCAGCACCATGTCGGAGAACAGTGCGTCGGTGTCGATGTCGTCCATGACACCGGTCATCTCCAGCAAAACGAAGCCGTGCAGGGCGGACCAGAACTCCAGCGCGGCGTGGAAGGCCGCCTCGCCGTCCAGGCCGTAGGAGGACAGCACGGCGATCACCGGTGCGGCCGCCCCGCGGGTCGCGGCGGTGTATTCGGGATCGTCACCGCCCAGCGGCATCCGGGTGAAGGCCGAGTAGCGGCCCGGGTGGTGGTGGGCATAGCTGCGGTAGGCGCCCGCCATCACCAGCACCGCGTCGTCGCGGGCGCGGCCCTGACCGACCCGGTTGAGCATCGTGATGATGTCGTCGATCACGCGGATCCGCACCGCGCGGCGCAGGTCTTCCAGGCTGTCGACGTGGTTGTACAGCGACGGCCCCTTGGTGCCCAGCTGCATCGCCAGCGCGTTGATGGTCAGGGCGTCCCAGCCCTCGCGATCCAAGAACGTCAGGGCGCCGTCGATGATCCCGTCCCGGCTCAGCTTGGCCGGACGGGAGGCGGGCCGTCCCGCGCGCTGGCGCCCGACCGCCGGCGGCGGATCCGGTGGAGCTGCCATGGCGGTCGCCCTTCGATTACGTGAAACGGGTTGCGGTTAACTAATGACTCTAGTTGACACCCGTTCGGACACGAATGTCCCGAGCGGATACGAGCACGCGGCAAAGGACAACAAAGTCTGCCACCGGGCCGGCGAATGCACGTAATGTCATGCTTGCCTCGTTAGCAGCCGACCCGTCCAAAAGGGGGCCCGCAGTGAAGTGGACGACTGTCGCCGGGTCACTGGCCACCTGTGTCATCGCCGTCGCCGCGGCCGCCCTGCCGGTCGCGCAGGCCAAGAACGGCGACACCCACATCATCGGGCAGGACATCGAGCAGACGATCGACTGCAACGACGCCACGCTGATGGTCAACGGCACCGGCATCAACGTCACCGCGCTGGGCAACTGCTACGCCGTGACGGTGATGGGTTCGTCGAACACCGTGATCGCCGACTCGGTGTCGCACGACATCACCGTGTACGGCTACAACGAGACGGTGTTCTACAAGAGCGGTCAGCCCGCCCTGTGGGACCGCGGCCGCGAACTGGGCATGACCAATCGGCTCCAGCAGGTGCCGGGCTAAACCACAGCAGCACAACATCATCCGATCAAGAATCGAGGAACCATGCCCGCCTACATCCGTGACCACTCACTGCGCCTGGCCGTGCTCACCGTGACACCGGCGGCCGCGGCCCTGGTGCTGGCCGGCTGCAGTTCGACGGCCAACCCGCCGGCGGGCTCCTCGACGACCACCACCAAGAGCACCGCGACGACGACCAGTGCCGGTGCGGCGCCGACGACGGGATCGAGCGGTGCGAGCACCACCGCGTCCATCGAGATCGGCAACACGATCAACTACGGATCTATGGGCACCACCACCACCCTGGACTGCGCCAGCGGCAAGTCGCTGAACGTCGGCGGCTCGGACAACACCCTGACGATCACGGGTACCTGCGAGACGGCCACCGTCAGCGGCACCAACAACAAGATCACCTTCGACAAGGTCAACACCCGCATCACCGTGCTGGGGATGAACAACACCATCACCTACAAAGACGGTGACCCCAAGGTCGACAAGATCGGCCAGAGCAACACGATCACCAAGGGCAGCTGACCGGTAACGCCCAGCCCGCCGGCCGCGCCTACCGCTCCCGGCTAGCCGGCCGGCGCCCCGTGCCGTCCCGCGCCCGCCGCGAAGCGCCCGGCCCCCTCGTTGGCCTCCGCGGCCACCCGCGAGATGCTGGCGAATTCGAAGTCGAGCGCGTCGGATTCCGTTGTCCCCCATTGGTGTAACGCTGAGAGCCGATCCGAGCGCAGGCATTGCTGGGGCAGCGCCGCCAGTTGCGCGGCCAATTCCTCGGCGGCCTGGCGCGCCTGGCCCTTGGGGACCACCCGATTCGCCAACCCGATCGCCAGGGCTTCGTCGGCGGCGACCGCGCGGCCGGTGAGGATCATGTCCATCGCGCGGCTGTGTCCGATCAGCCGGGGCAGCCGCACGGTGCCACCGTCGATGAGGGGGACCCCCCAGCGCCGGCAGAACACACCGAACACGGCGCCCTCCTCGGCCACCCGAAGGTCGCACCAGGTGGCCAGCTCCAAGCCGCCGGCGACGGCGTAGCCGCTGACCGCGGCGATGACGGGTTTGGACAGCACCATCCGCGTCGGGCCCATCGGGCCCGGGCCGGTGCGATGCACGGCGTTGGCGTCGGGTGTGCCGAAGGCCTTCAAATCGGCTCCGGCGCAGAATGTTCCGTTATCGCCCCACAGCACCGCCACCGATGCGGAGTCGTCGCGGTCGAACTCCTCGAACGCCGAGTACAGCGCGGCCGCCGTCGGGCCGTTGACCGCGTTGCGCGCCGCCGGCCGGTTGATGATCACCGTGGTCACCGGGCCGTTGCGCTCGATACGCACCGGATCAGTCATGTCGCCTCCGCAAATAGTGGTTCGCGCCGCCTGAGCAGCTCAGCGGCGAAGTCGTGGTAGGCCGCGCGCAATCGGGCGCCAGGCCAGTCGGCCGGCAGTAACTCGTCGGGCAGCACCGGGTCGGTGAGCAGGTGGCGCACCGTCGCCGCCGCCACCACGAAACGACCGGGAATGTCTGGCGCGGCGGCTATCTCGTCGAGCAGCCGATGCCCGGTCTGGGCCCAGGCGGGCAGGTCCCATAGCTGGGCGGCGAGCTCGTCGGGGTGGTCGTCGCGCGCGCGCAGCACCCGCGCCTGGGCCGTGACGTCGGGGCCGGGCTCCGCGTCGATGTTGTCGGGGCGCATCCACACGCCTTCGCGGAGTTCACCGAACCGCTTGTCGTGCAGGGCGGTTCGCAGCGCCGCGCGGGTACGCGCGTCGTTGCCCACGCTGGTCACGATGAGCGTGACCCACTCCCCGTGCCAGGGCCGGACCCGCGGGTCGATGGCGTCGTCCTGCCGCCGCTGGCGGGCCAGCAGGCGATCCGAGAGCCGGTAGCCGTCCGCGGAGCGGATCAGGTCGCCGGCACCGACCATGCGGGTCAGCGCTACCCGCAACGTCGACTCCTTGATGCCAAAATCAGAAGTGAGCCTTACTAATTCGTTGGCACGAGCGTGCGCGGGGTGCGCGCCGAGCAGCACGCTGAGCACCACCGACCGTGCGGTCATGTCCGGCATGGCTACACCTGGGAGGCGCGGCGGCCGTGGTCGCCGAAAGGCTCGTCGCGATGCCGTACCGCTTCCCGGAAGCCGTGCTCGGTGGCGTCGGCGACGAAGGCGTGGCCCTCCGGGGTGTGCCGGGCGACACCGTCGAACACGGTGCTGACCATGCGGCTGGTGGCCACGCCCTGTTGCAGCAGCGCCGAATTCAGCGCGAGCTTGACCATGATCAGCTGGTTGACGGGCACCGCGGCGATCCGTTCGACCAGTCGCTCCGTGCGCTCGTCGAGGTCCGCCGGGTCTGGCGCCTCGACCGCCAGCCCCCATTCCGCGGCCTGGGCGCCGGTGATGCAGTCGCCGGTGAACAGCAGCCTTTTGGCGCGCTGGTCGCCGAGGCGGTGCGCCCACAGGCCCGCGGCCGGGACGCCCCACACGCGGGTGGGCGGGTAGCCGATCTTGGCATCGGCCGCGACGATCACCTGGTCGGCGTGCAGCGCGATGTCGGTGCCGCCGGCCACGCAGTAGCCGTGGATCTTGACCACCGTCGGCTTATCGGCGTGCATCAGGCTGGAGAAGCCCCGCACGAACCGGCTCATCATCTGGTAGTCGATCATGGGGTCCCACGGCTGGTCGGGTAAGTGGTTGACCGCCTGGGTTTTTCCGTCCAGCACGGTGCCCTTGTACGCGCCGGTGCCGCCCGCCGAGCCGGTGCGGTCCGCATAGGCGCTCAGGTCGAATCCCGCGCAGAAGCCCTCGCCGCGACCGGACACCAGGATGACGTGCACATTCGGGTCGAGGTCGGCGCGCTCCACCAGCGCAGAGAGCTCCAGCGGGGTGTCCGCGACGATCGCGTTGCCCTTTTCCGGCCGGTTGAAGGTGATCCGGGCAACCCGATCGGTGACCTCGTAGGTCATCGTCTTCAGGTTGTCGAAGTCGACCGGCCTGATCGCGTGAGTCATGCGGGCGCTCAGCCCTTTACCAGCGCGCGCTCGAGGATTGGGGCCAGATCCAGGCCGGTGGGCATGGTGCCGTACGCCCCGCCCCACTGGCGGTCGAGCCGGGTGGTCAGGAAGGCCTCGGCGACGGCGGGGTGGCCGTGGCGCACCAGCAGGGACGCCTGCAGCGCCAGGCAGATGTCCTCGGCGACCTTGCGGGCGCGGTGCGCGATGGTGTCCAGGTCGGTCAGGTCCTGACGCAGCCGCTGCACGTGAGCACCCAATCGCGGGTCGGCCCCGACGCTCTCGGCCAGCTCGGTGAACAGCACCTCGACGCATTCGGGGCGAGTTGCCATGGCGCGCAACGTGTCCAGCGCGCTGACGTTGCCCGAGCCCTCCCAGATGCCCATCAGCGGCGCCTCACGGAACAGTCGCGGCATGCCCGAGTCCTCGACGTAACCGTTGCCGCCCAGGCATTCCAGCGCCTCGGCCGCGTGCGGGGTGGCGCGCTTGCACACCCAGTACTTGCTCGCCGCCAGGCCGATGCGGCGCAGCAGCGCCTCCTGCCCGTCGCCGCGCAACGCTTTGTCGGTGGCGGCGGCCATCCGCATCGCGACGATGGTCGCGGCCTCGGCCTCCACGGCGAGGTCGGCCAGCACGTTGCGCATCAGCGGCTGGTCGATCAGGTAGGCGCCGAACGCCTTTCGGTGCTGGGCGTGGTGGATGGCGCGGGTCAGGCCGGTGCGCATGCTGGTGGCGCTGCCCAGGGTGCAGTCCAGGCGGGTCAGGTTGACCATCTCGATGATGGTGGGGACGCCGCGGCCCTCCTCGCCCACCAGCCACGCGATGGCGCCGTCGTATTCGACCTCGCTGGAGGCGTTGGCGTGGTTGCCGAGCTTGTCTTTGAGCCGCTGCAGGAACATCCGGTTGCGGGTACCGTCGGGCAGCACTCGCGGCAACATGAAGCACGACAGGCCGCCCGGAGCCTGCGCGAGTACCAGGAAGATGTCGCACATCGGCGCCGAGGTGAACCACTTGTGGCCGGTGAGGCGATAACTGCCATCAGCGTTGGGGCCGTTCGGGGTCGCCTCGGTGGTGCCGGCGCGCACGTCGGAGCCGCCCTGCTTCTCGGTCATCGACATGCCGGCGGTGATGCCCCGCTTGGTGGTGGCCAGCTTGAGTTCGGGATCGTATTCACGGCTGGTCAGCAGGGGCTCGTACACCGCCGCGAGCTCCGGGTTGAAGCGCAGCGCCGGGACCACGGCGTAGGTCATCGAGATCGGGCAGGTGTGGCCGGGCTCGACGTTCCAGACCGACATCTTGGCGGCCCGCACCACGTGTGCGCCCGGGCGGTCGTCGGCCCACGGCGCGGCGTGGATGCCGCCGGCGATCGCCGTG is part of the Mycobacterium mantenii genome and encodes:
- a CDS encoding crotonase/enoyl-CoA hydratase family protein; translated protein: MTDPVRIERNGPVTTVIINRPAARNAVNGPTAAALYSAFEEFDRDDSASVAVLWGDNGTFCAGADLKAFGTPDANAVHRTGPGPMGPTRMVLSKPVIAAVSGYAVAGGLELATWCDLRVAEEGAVFGVFCRRWGVPLIDGGTVRLPRLIGHSRAMDMILTGRAVAADEALAIGLANRVVPKGQARQAAEELAAQLAALPQQCLRSDRLSALHQWGTTESDALDFEFASISRVAAEANEGAGRFAAGAGRHGAPAG
- the rpsG gene encoding 30S ribosomal protein S7, with protein sequence MPRKGPAPKRPLVNDPVYGSQLVTQLVNKVLLDGKKSLAERIVYGALENARDKTGTDPVITLKRAMDNVKPSLEVRSRRVGGATYQVPVEVRPDRSVTLALRWLVSFSKQRREKTMVERLANEILDASNGLGAAVKRREDTHKMAEANRAFAHYRW
- a CDS encoding acyl-CoA dehydrogenase family protein, whose translation is MSDTHVVTNQVPPLENYNPATSAVLVEALIREGGEWGLEEVNEVGAIAGGHEAQRWGELADRNRPILHTHDKYGHRVDEVEYDPAYHELMRTAIAGGIHAAPWADDRPGAHVVRAAKMSVWNVEPGHTCPISMTYAVVPALRFNPELAAVYEPLLTSREYDPELKLATTKRGITAGMSMTEKQGGSDVRAGTTEATPNGPNADGSYRLTGHKWFTSAPMCDIFLVLAQAPGGLSCFMLPRVLPDGTRNRMFLQRLKDKLGNHANASSEVEYDGAIAWLVGEEGRGVPTIIEMVNLTRLDCTLGSATSMRTGLTRAIHHAQHRKAFGAYLIDQPLMRNVLADLAVEAEAATIVAMRMAAATDKALRGDGQEALLRRIGLAASKYWVCKRATPHAAEALECLGGNGYVEDSGMPRLFREAPLMGIWEGSGNVSALDTLRAMATRPECVEVLFTELAESVGADPRLGAHVQRLRQDLTDLDTIAHRARKVAEDICLALQASLLVRHGHPAVAEAFLTTRLDRQWGGAYGTMPTGLDLAPILERALVKG
- a CDS encoding PE family protein; the encoded protein is MSFVEATPEFVAAAAGDLARIGTTISSANSIALGPTSGVLAPGADEVSASIAALFDAHSQVYQALSAQAAAFHSQFVQLMNGGATQYALAEAANTTPLQTAAAPASVAAQVPAVSGALGPSAPGAPAGPLMAAVAPAATAAMPAPAGTPVAAAPAGSATLASATMPAGAARVVTPAYAPASSPAAVQPVASAATPAGPPAAAMQTAVPPQTSAAPAMPVSARTAATPAAPAHPAQQATAPVRRVPIVPPEMV
- a CDS encoding DUF3060 domain-containing protein encodes the protein MPAYIRDHSLRLAVLTVTPAAAALVLAGCSSTANPPAGSSTTTTKSTATTTSAGAAPTTGSSGASTTASIEIGNTINYGSMGTTTTLDCASGKSLNVGGSDNTLTITGTCETATVSGTNNKITFDKVNTRITVLGMNNTITYKDGDPKVDKIGQSNTITKGS
- a CDS encoding crotonase/enoyl-CoA hydratase family protein, with protein sequence MTHAIRPVDFDNLKTMTYEVTDRVARITFNRPEKGNAIVADTPLELSALVERADLDPNVHVILVSGRGEGFCAGFDLSAYADRTGSAGGTGAYKGTVLDGKTQAVNHLPDQPWDPMIDYQMMSRFVRGFSSLMHADKPTVVKIHGYCVAGGTDIALHADQVIVAADAKIGYPPTRVWGVPAAGLWAHRLGDQRAKRLLFTGDCITGAQAAEWGLAVEAPDPADLDERTERLVERIAAVPVNQLIMVKLALNSALLQQGVATSRMVSTVFDGVARHTPEGHAFVADATEHGFREAVRHRDEPFGDHGRRASQV
- the fusA gene encoding elongation factor G; translated protein: MAQKDVLTDLTKVRNIGIMAHIDAGKTTTTERILYYTGISYKIGEVHDGAATMDWMEQEQERGITITSAATTCFWKDNQINIIDTPGHVDFTVEVERSLRVLDGAVAVFDGKEGVEPQSEQVWRQADKYDVPRICFVNKMDKIGADFYFSVRTMEERLGANAIPIQLPVGSEGDFEGIVDLVEMNAKVWRGETKLGETYDTIDIPAEMADKVEEYRTKLLEAVAETDEALLEKYLGGEELTVEEIKGAIRKLTISSEAYPVLCGSAFKNKGVQPMLDAVIDYLPSPLDVPPAVGHAPGKEDEEVTRNPSTDEPFSALAFKVATHPFFGKLTYVRVYSGKVDSGSQVINATKGKKERLGKLFQMHSNKENPVETASAGHIYAVIGLKDTTTGDTLSDPNQQVVLESMTFPDPVIEVAIEPKTKSDQEKLSLSIQKLAEEDPTFKVHQDSETGQTVIGGMGELHLDILVDRMRREFKVEANVGKPQVAYKETIKRTVEKVEFTHKKQTGGSGQFAKVLISLEPFHGEDGATYEFENKVTGGRIPREYIPSVDAGAQDAMQYGVLAGYPLVNLKVTLLDGAFHEVDSSEMAFKIAGSQVLKKAAAQAQPVILEPIMAVEVTTPEDYMGDVIGDLNSRRGQIQAMEERSGARVVKAHVPLSEMFGYVGDLRSKTQGRANYSMVFDSYAEVPANVSKEIIAKATGQ
- a CDS encoding DUF3060 domain-containing protein produces the protein MKWTTVAGSLATCVIAVAAAALPVAQAKNGDTHIIGQDIEQTIDCNDATLMVNGTGINVTALGNCYAVTVMGSSNTVIADSVSHDITVYGYNETVFYKSGQPALWDRGRELGMTNRLQQVPG
- a CDS encoding PaaX family transcriptional regulator C-terminal domain-containing protein, producing MPDMTARSVVLSVLLGAHPAHARANELVRLTSDFGIKESTLRVALTRMVGAGDLIRSADGYRLSDRLLARQRRQDDAIDPRVRPWHGEWVTLIVTSVGNDARTRAALRTALHDKRFGELREGVWMRPDNIDAEPGPDVTAQARVLRARDDHPDELAAQLWDLPAWAQTGHRLLDEIAAAPDIPGRFVVAAATVRHLLTDPVLPDELLPADWPGARLRAAYHDFAAELLRRREPLFAEAT
- the tuf gene encoding elongation factor Tu; protein product: MAKAKFERTKPHVNIGTIGHVDHGKTTLTAAITKVLHDKYPNLNESRAFDQIDNAPEERQRGITINISHVEYQTEKRHYAHVDAPGHADYIKNMITGAAQMDGAILVVAATDGPMPQTREHVLLARQVGVPYILVALNKADMVDDEELLELVEMEVRELLAAQEFDEDAPVVRVSALKALEGDAKWVESVEQLMEAVDESIPDPVRETEKPFLMPVEDVFTITGRGTVVTGRVERGVINVNEEVEIVGIKPTSTKTTVTGVEMFRKLLDQGQAGDNVGLLLRGIKREDVERGQVVVKPGTTTPHTEFEGSVYILSKDEGGRHTPFFNNYRPQFYFRTTDVTGVVTLPEGTEMVMPGDNTNISVKLIQPVAMDDGLRFAIREGGRTVGAGRVVKIIK
- a CDS encoding TetR/AcrR family transcriptional regulator, with product MAAPPDPPPAVGRQRAGRPASRPAKLSRDGIIDGALTFLDREGWDALTINALAMQLGTKGPSLYNHVDSLEDLRRAVRIRVIDDIITMLNRVGQGRARDDAVLVMAGAYRSYAHHHPGRYSAFTRMPLGGDDPEYTAATRGAAAPVIAVLSSYGLDGEAAFHAALEFWSALHGFVLLEMTGVMDDIDTDALFSDMVLRLAAGLEKRTAHDGARG
- the rpsL gene encoding 30S ribosomal protein S12; protein product: MPTIQQLVRKGRRDKVAKVKTAALKGSPQRRGVCTRVYTTTPKKPNSALRKVARVKLTSQVEVTAYIPGEGHNLQEHSMVLVRGGRVKDLPGVRYKIIRGSLDTQGVKNRKQARSRYGAKKEKS